In the Glycine max cultivar Williams 82 chromosome 19, Glycine_max_v4.0, whole genome shotgun sequence genome, TATGGCTTGTTTTCCAAGGACTTCCTCAGTCGCCATGGACTGCATCTACTCGGTACAGCAAGCACATGGTTCTTGCTTGATATTGCATTCTATAGCCAAAATCTTTTCCAGAAGGATATCTTCAGTGCAATTGGTTGGATACCTCCTGCAAAAACCATGAATGCCATTGAGGAAGTTTACAGAATTGCAAGGGCTCAAACACTTATTGCTCTATGCAGTACAGTTCCTGGCTACTGGTTCACAGTGGCTCTCATTGACAAGATAGGAAGATTTGCTATCCAATTGATGGGATTCTTCTTTATGACTGTCTTCATGTTTGCTCTTGCCATTCCTTATGATCACTGGACTCATAAGGATAACCGGATAGGATTCGTGGTGATTTATTCATTGACCTTCTTCTTTGCAAATTTCGGGCCTAACGCCACCACGTTTGTCGTGCCCGCAGAGATTTTCCCAGCTAGGTTCCGATCTACTTGCCACGGAATCTCATCAGCATCCGGGAAGCTCGGGGCTATAGTTGGTGCATTTGGGTTCTTGTACTTGGCACAAAACAAGGACAAGAGCAAAGCAGATGCAGGGTACCCTGCAGGTATTGGTGTGAAGAATGCCCTTATTGTCTTGGGTGTGGTTAATATTTTAGGCTTCTTCTTTACATTCTTGGTGCCTGAGGCAAACGGAAAATCATTGGAGGAGATGTCAGGTGAGAATGATGAGGATGTTGGAACCCAGGAAGAGTCAGAGCAATCACATTCTCAAAACAACAATAGAACAGTTCCATATGTTTAGGATATGTTTATCTGTAATGTTGTTATATTAAAGTAGTAGCTTCAAATATTAGGCTTGGAAAGCACAAAAGCTTTCCCTGCCCCTCCAATATTTCTGTTAAATTTTGCCCGAACAACATGTAACAGGAACTAAGAGATATTTGTTCTACGAATATTGGCAAATTTGAGTTACGATTGATGTGTAGCCATTATTGGAGTGTATAGTATTTTCAATAACCAGTTTCACAAACCGATTGTGTTCTGCATgttatctttatttcttttcctttttgactTGCTTGTTTCAATGTTTCTTTCCCTCAAGTCTAAGGAAAACGATGGTATTACACGAGGCATGTGTATAATTGAAATGTTTTAAGAAAAGACTACAATAAGTGTTCATGATGGAACtatatgaatataaaaagaATCTTATCGTCTGAAATATGAACTGTGTCCGTATTCCTAGGTGCTTATGTCAATACAGATGACAATTGGTTATTTCAATGTTGAGTAGACGAAAAATATGACCCTGAGGCTACTAGTTGCGGTTCCAGTCTGTTCACGGCACATTTTTGACTTGTGCACTtcaattgaaacttgaaagcaaaAGATCCCAGTGGGGAGTTGGATTGGCGTTTTCAATctctcaatattttctttttagactTGTTCACCTCCTAAATCACTTTATGGTCCACACAGATCAATTAATCTTTGATGGAAACTGTTTTCAACCATTCTTTAAATGATCaacagactttttttttttgtacaagaGTTACAGCTAAACTTTTATATGCTTCATTTTACtagtttatattttctttacaacattagatatatttatattatattctcTGTTGAAAACTGCAAGCCAGTACACCGACTTCATTGTGTGGGTAAAACCTTGTCTTTCATAACTTATTTGGggttaatctattttttttttcgttctaTTTTTCCTAGTCAACCTTGCTCCTACCCTTATTGCATTGATGGTTATCATATTCATCCGAGAGACTTTTGGCTCGACCACACGTATCAATAGTCAATTGGCAAACTACATTTACTAACCCTTAATCATTAGAGTAACCATCGCCTATATCTTGATCCCCTTTCTCCCTTAAATCTAGCTCaataaatgataatatcaaATAAGACTTCAGATAATTGGAAAAAACATGACACTATATGGACTAGTCCAACCAAATAGGCAATTTTAACAAATCACATTTATTCATCTATCAAGGTAGGCATAGAGGAGGACTTTTTAGTCTGTTTGTCCTCTTTATCTTTTAGACTCAAGCAAGGAAGTTGTGAGTCTTCCAGGATTTTTGGGCTGACTTCAAGTTCAACATAAGCTGAATAGGCAATTAACAAATCACATTTATTAACCCCTAATCCTTGAAGTAACCATCGCTAATGTCTTGACCTTTTTTCTAACTAAATCTAGCTCGATGAATAACAACCTTCCTACAAGAAGACATCATATAAACTACAAAAGGTATAACTCTATTTGAAACAACCAACACCGAGCTCTAGACCAATCTCCTTAAGTTTAGCTTTGGCCGAAACACCTCTCAGTCTCATATATAAGACAACCTTAATCATCTTTTGATGTTTCACGAGTTATAGTACAGATCCccggagataaaaaaaaatggaagcaaaacaATGTAATGGGGCTGAAATATAATCTAAAAATATGTGAATTCTCTGCGTTTCTGTAGGCACCGGTCTCTGAGTGACAGGAAGGAAGCAATTAAGattgaagagagaaaaattaagaattcaaTCGGAGCATGGCTAACATacaaattagaaaatttatGTAAGGCATCATTGCATCtgattctttcttttgttttttttttccccaaaGATTACTCATTCAAAATACCCAACGACACTTATAAAAGCATAAGATACTAATGAGATGATTACAACAgtgcacacaaaaaaaaaacaacaatcgGACGTGCATGCTCAAATAAACCACAACAGTTAATTAGCATCTAATTGTTTCAAGACCTTATAGGAGCCTTTGGCAGCGGAATATTTGCAATATATCAGTGGGCTGATGCCTATTTCAAGTCCCCACGTTATGGAGTTTGTCCACAAATGGTTCAATGATCCATGTAGCCCATTATGCTGATGTTTTAGGCCCATTGGCCCAACCTACTGGTTCAATGATCCTATCACCACtgatattgattttaaaaactactatttttttttccagaaaatACTTTCAATGCAATTGCAAAAACTGTCAGCACAACTTGTGTCCTTAACTAAGTGGTCCTGGTTCAAATCCCAGCCTTgagtatgaaataaattatattgaaagaaaaatactcACCTAAATGGAAAGATTTTCCATTCAGCATCCAAGTTTATTAATGGTCCATTAGCCTTTCTATATCCCTTATGAACTCAGAATATACACCACTTGTTTTGGATTTTTTGTGCTATACTGACCAACTTCAATTTTGGACGCAAAACCAATACATTTTCTTTGCAAGATTCCTTGTAAATATGTAGTTTGTCTAGCACTATGGAATCTTGGAGCTAGGTGGGTGCGTTTTGGCTCTTGTACCTAGCATGGAACCAAGATCATGCCGAAACAGGCGCACGTGTTTATCATAGAACCTGTAGTATTGGCGTTTAGAATTCACTCAATTGTACTTGTACATGGTGTTATAACTTACAAAGTAGTGAGATTTCACCATCAAATGGATAGTACCCGAACAGAAAggaaagaatcaagattctacAGCATGGTTttttcgttttatttaaatttatttttaaatactagCCTTTATCAAATTACACAAGATTCCATCCCTGTATTTCCCACACGCGATCTTCATTTTCCTTTACCTTGTTTATGAAGGGCATATGCAAGTTCTTTGCCACATTGATGTACTCATGAAGTAACCATGATAAGCTAGCTTTCAAGAAGCAAATATTGATAATGCAAGTTTTGAAGTTTTTTAGATACCTTGCCAAAGTTAGAAGAAGGGACTTTTTTATCCAAGAAATCTATCAGGATCCATAGAGTCACGCTCATACACAATACAAGTCCAGCACACTGGGATTTACAACAATAACTGCCAAAAGCTTTAAACCCATCAGCCTTCAGATTCATATTAGTGGAGGTATATTCCTGTGGCAAGATGGGTTCTATTGATGACAAAGCATGAAGAGGTAATTCATTAAAAGTAAAACTTTAAAACCTAGTAGATTCTGATAAGAAAATGAATTCAGTGCTTAAACATTTCAATGTGCACGGTCTCTCAGTACTTCAAGATCCATTTCTGTGGGGTCAGTAGCCTGAATTTCATAATGGACACCATCTAGCTCTCGTCTAAACCTGTCTTTAGTAGTGGCATAGAGCATCTTGGCTCGGATTCGAGACGTTGAAGGGGACCTAATCAATCAATGAATAGCTAAGAATTGTGATATCTCTGGCGAAATCATAggaaaagtaaattaattaagaagcaTGTTATTGAGAATAGTCTGGAATaaaagaagtcaaatccaaGCTTGTTCTTCAAGAGATGAGGAGATGAAGACTAACTCCAAGCAAGATATTGAGGAGATACTTCAAATAAATGATAGCAAAAATGTTTTAAGAAAGTGGTAGCCAAGATGCCACTCAAACAAGATATGAGTAATTATTGACTAGAGACAGAGAGTAGTCTTTCTGCGTACAATCAGCTCCAAAAAAATAGAGTTCTAAATCAATCCATAGAAAAATAACTTgatatttatactaatttttatgAGAAGCAAGGTAAGTATATGAAGGTGAGGCTTGCAATTCATGCTGATGTAGTAGGTAGCTAAGCATGCCAATGGAAAAGACTACCATTCTAGCTGATGTGATAAACAGCTAAACATGCCAATGGAAAAAGACTATGGTTTGCTTGAAGTGTCATCATATTAGAGAGGACACTCTGAAAATTCTAACTGAACAAAGCACATAAAGCTTTAcctcatcaaattttttaactctCTAAGAAAAGAATGGACTAGAAATATTTGAGAACACCTAAATTCtctaattatttattctaaagTCACAActagaccaaaaaaaatatatcaagaaACTCTCTCAATATGGTTGAACTAAAGGCATCAAGCATGAAGATGtttgttatgttttatttatgtcTCGTTCTTTCAAATAAACATAAGAACTTCTAGCCAGTAATGCTCTATCTGCAACTTAAATGTAACTGACACTGGACACAGCTGAAGTTGATATATGAGACTACCATCCAGATTGGAAATGGGTTAATTTAAGATGCGGagatcaaaaactaaaaatagtaCATTTAGTAACATAGGCAGCccaatcatataaaaaatttgtgtCTACACATTAAAACAAGAAATTTAGCACAACACAATGAAACAATGAACAAACATACAGTTCCATAATCAGAGAACATGCATAGAGTGACACTAAAGCAGAGCAGTATTGACACGGGCTTAAAAGAATTGCATGGCATGGTTATTTTGAAACTTCCAAAACTATGATCATATGTGCCACAAAATTTGCTTTTTGCACAAGAAAACGGTTACAGCAGGTATCATGCCTCAAACAACATCTTTCTGGTTGGTGCAAGAATGCTTTTAATTGTGTTGTGTAGACAAAGTTATagatccttttctttttttatatataaaagagagaaacaaaCCATGCAATGAAGAAGATTTTGCTCTTTTGACAGTTCTCAGAAGTGACGAAATCATAGTCAAAGACAGCATATCTGCAATCATTCTCAGGCAAAGATGCAGCGAAATCCTCATAGCTCTCAGCCGGGTCACCAGTCTTCTCAACCACAACTTCCCTTTTCTTCTCATCAACCTTAAAGATCAGATAACGGTGAACCTTCTTCTGCTTCAATTCCATGAAGGTGTTCTTGCTGTGATCAGCAACACCCATGCCTGATGAGGCATTTGGCTGGAATTCAAACGCATCTGGGTCAAAAGCCTTTTCATCCAAAACATGATTTTGAATTCGaacacacacaaacattcacACGCGAAAGGTACGTTCAAGAACCAAAACTTACAAAGTAAATAGCACAATGgagcaaagaaacaaaaataaaaaccaagaaGAATGTTTACCCGGCTGAGGCCTCTGAAAGACATGAGGAATAAAGCTTGGAATTGAAGAAAGAgcgagagagaaagaagagaaaggattCAAGTGAAGAATGCAATGTTagaagagaatatatatatatatatatatatatatatatatatatatatatatatatatatatatattgaagagttgagtaaagaaaagaaaggaaaatagaTAGGGGGCGGTGCGTTGTAGTAACGCGAAGTGTTGAGTGGAATCGGGGCCCATGAGTCGTGCAGAAAAATCAAGGATTTTCCACCGCCCATGGGACCCACTTTTGTTCACCGCTCGCCTCATCCCTTCGCCGcgtatatttctttttctcagtTTATTGAGTTCTTCTTTTCTTACCGACGACCATCCATGCCCAATTGCCCAC is a window encoding:
- the LOC100527688 gene encoding Actin-depolymerizing factor-like, whose translation is MSFRGLSRPNASSGMGVADHSKNTFMELKQKKVHRYLIFKVDEKKREVVVEKTGDPAESYEDFAASLPENDCRYAVFDYDFVTSENCQKSKIFFIAWSPSTSRIRAKMLYATTKDRFRRELDGVHYEIQATDPTEMDLEVLRDRAH